In Candidatus Oleimmundimicrobium sp., the following proteins share a genomic window:
- the rpsJ gene encoding 30S ribosomal protein S10 — protein MAATQTIRIRLKSFDHRLIDQSAKEIVETAKRTGARINGPIPLPTKKERFTVLISPHVNKDAREQYEIRTHKRLMDIVEPTDKTVDALMKLDLAAGVDVQIKLN, from the coding sequence ATGGCAGCAACTCAAACTATTAGAATCAGGCTGAAATCATTTGATCATCGTTTGATTGATCAATCAGCTAAAGAAATCGTTGAAACAGCGAAACGTACTGGCGCTCGGATTAATGGTCCAATTCCATTGCCGACTAAGAAAGAACGTTTCACCGTGCTGATTTCACCACACGTGAACAAAGACGCTCGTGAACAGTATGAAATCCGTACTCACAAACGTCTTATGGATATTGTTGAGCCAACTGATAAAACAGTTGATGCTCTGATGAAGCTGGACCTCGCCGCTGGCGTTGATGTTCAGATTAAGTTGAACTAA